A single window of Nicotiana tomentosiformis chromosome 1, ASM39032v3, whole genome shotgun sequence DNA harbors:
- the LOC104118160 gene encoding E3 ubiquitin-protein ligase MBR2-like encodes MQGNRSILDSFPETIDLNQVSVSNNASVDPTAPWDNLLNPVEDRLSNSMVSATRENPSCTNAASYNTQNRGGWDHGGSSSSANLHNIGHGSDLKIGHGWASSSSNYATTNPKSEERRFEPSNIFLPESTTSGYGGNHMFGSPPNLPNLASAHSPGNANLTGAYNHGDTRLVVRPSVSPIVQTSSGRLEAERPASHVSYNVGMSSGSSSYWAGPPDISSSSMGNWGLSCKRKALEGSSRQSCGGSSSSNAEPENVIQHNFPNRYDASSGLNVSPASASVQNTCYLENLFPRNGVGTGVAASDTFPPLSASGVAETSARNFGGGPNLGNQDAITFGFPPTGTDLGRSSGGSSLVTPRAISLTNSLSSRQPIPLPTNSGNPGSHSGGMRISGVPRGLHPVPWNASPNSRGGSSSSPNMVSGDRYAALQAEANFRSSIRNNREPHPFVPAPETRNMVHDPTNWSLATSNASYSRNTPSSSASGHGTSALTFPTAWMPNQNSATSSNHSFSEFAPWTPVGSGSGSQRGPFSLLPSAASSLEEAEMSSRSSSRGSSSRRNHQLHLRSTSVADFSGNDVDGWRGLAADIEGRHRLIRQVLRAMRRAENMRSEDYMMFDPFVNGVAELHDRHRDMRLDVDNMSYEELLALEERIGNVNTGLSEETILGHMKQRKHEPLYGGSSSNMEPCCICREEYITGDDMGILDCGHEFHCSCIKQWLMLKNLCPICKMTALDA; translated from the exons ATGCAAGGGAACAGAAGCATACTGGATTCCTTTCCTGAAACTATTGATCTTAATCAGGTATCTGTTTCAAATAATGCTTCTGTAGATCCGACAGCCCCTTGGGATAACTTGCTAAATCCAGTAGAGGATCGATTATCAAATTCCATGGTTTCTGCTACTCGAGAAAATCCTAGTTGCACTAATGCTGCTAGTTATAACACTCAGAACCGCGGTGGGTGGGATCATGGTGGGTCGAGCTCCAGTGCTAATCTGCACAACATTGGACATGGTAGTGATTTGAAAATAGGACATGGTTGGGCTTCTTCGTCAAGTAATTATGCCACGACTAATCCAAAGTCAGAAGAAAGGCGATTTGAACCATCCAATATCTTCCTTCCTGAGAGTACCACTAGTGGATATGGTGGAAATCATATGTTTGGCAGCCCTCCAAATTTACCAAATCTTGCCTCGGCTCACAGTCCTGGAAATGCTAACTTAACTGGTGCATACAACCATGGTGACACTCGGCTGGTCGTGAGACCAAGTGTATCTCCAATTGTCCAAACATCTAGTGGCAGATTGGAAGCTGAACGTCCTGCTTCCCATGTCTCTTACAATGTTGGTATGTCTTCAGGTAGTTCTAGTTATTGGGCAGGCCCCCCTGATATATCAAGTTCTTCCATGGGTAATTGGGGTTTATCCTGCAAGCGCAAGGCCCTTGAAGGCAGTTCTAGACAGTCTTGTGGTGGTAGTTCAAGCTCCAATGCAGAACCCGAAAACGTTATACAGCATAATTTTCCAAATCGATATGATGCTTCCAGCGGCTTAAATGTATCACCAGCCTCTGCAAGTGTGCAAAATACTTGTTACTTAGAAAACCTTTTTCCGAGAAATGGGGTTGGTACAGGAGTGGCTGCTTCTGACACATTTCCTCCTTTAAGTGCTAGTGGAGTTGCGGAAACATCTGCGAGAAATTTTGGAGGTGGACCAAATCTTGGGAACCAAGATGCAATTACATTTGGTTTTCCGCCAACTGGGACCGATTTAGGGCGTTCTAGTGGCGGCTCTAGTCTTGTGACTCCTCGAGCTATCTCATTAACTAATTCCTTGAGCTCCAGACAGCCAATTCCACTGCCAACAAATTCAGGTAACCCAGGAAGCCATTCTGGTGGAATGCGCATTTCTGGTGTTCCTAGAGGTTTGCATCCAGTTCCTTGGAATGCATCTCCAAATTCACGAGGTGGTAGTTCATCAAGTCCAAATATGGTTTCTGGAGATAGATACGCTGCCTTACAGGCTGAAGCTAACTTCAGGAGTTCAATAAGAAATAATAGGGAACCTCATCCATTTGTTCCTGCTCCTGAGACTAGAAATATGGTACATGATCCCACTAATTGGAGTTTAGCTACTTCAAATGCGAGCTATTCCAGAAACACGCCTTCTAGTTCTGCATCTGGCCATGGAACAAGTGCGCTAACTTTTCCTACTGCATGGATGCCTAATCAGAACTCAGCAACCAGTAGCAATCACAGTTTTTCAGAATTTGCTCCTTGGACTCCTGTTGGGTCTGGGTCTGGAAGTCAGAGAGGTCCATTTTCCCTTCTGCCTTCAGCTGCATCTTCCTTGGAGGAGGCAGAGATGTCATCCCGATCTAGTAGCCGTGGATCTAGTAGCCGTCGTAATCATCAACTTCACCTTAGATCAACTTCGGTGGCCGATTTTTCAGGAAATGATGTGGATGGATGGCGAGGTTTAGCTGCTGATATCGAGGGTCGTCACAGACTG ATTCGTCAAGTCTTGCGTGCCATGCGGAGGGCCGAGAACATGCGATCCGAG GATTATATGATGTTCGATCCATTTGTCAACGGCGTTGCGGAGTTGCATGATAGGCATAGAGACATGAGGCTTGACGTTGATAACATGTCTTATGAG GAATTATTGGCGTTGGAAGAACGTATAGGGAATGTGAACACCGGATTGAGTGAAGAAACCATTTTGGGCCATATGAAACAGCGGAAGCATGAGCCTCTATATGGAGGGTCGTCGTCAAACATGGAGCCTTGCTGTATATGTCGG GAGGAATACATAACTGGAGATGACATGGGCATATTGGATTGCGGGCATGAATTCCATTGTAGTTGCATAAAGCAGTGGCTAATGCTGAAGAATCTGTGTCCTATATGTAAGATGACAGCTTTAGATGCTTGA